The following proteins are co-located in the Telopea speciosissima isolate NSW1024214 ecotype Mountain lineage chromosome 9, Tspe_v1, whole genome shotgun sequence genome:
- the LOC122638703 gene encoding uncharacterized protein LOC122638703 has product MEFVVKYLDVILVPAGLLIMFTYHLYLIYRVLRYPETTVIGYENINRKAWVENMMQGESNTGLALTVISSNISGAIYLATMTLTLGTLIGSILGSSTGYLAKNVFVIGDTSPTTISLKYISILLSFMLSFGAFVQSARYFIQADFFISTPCANMPVIYVQSSVVKANNFWQLGLRLLYFAMAFLFWSFGPIPMFVSCVIAVVLLFFLDSNSTPVHKYPPVGKKKKVDDV; this is encoded by the exons ATGGAGTTTGTGGTGAAATACCTGGACGTGATCTTGGTCCCAGCAGGGCTCTTGATAATGTTCACTTACCATCTCTACCTCATCTACCGAGTTCTAAGATATCCTGAAACAACAGTAATCGGATATGAGAATATCAATAGAAAGGCATGGGTTGAGAATATGATGCAG GGTGAGAGTAACACAGGACTAGCTCTAACAGTAATATCGTCGAACATATCAGGTGCAATCTACTTGGCTACTATGACCCTTACACTTGGTACTCTCATAGGATCAATACTGGGAAGCTCAACTGGCTATCTCGCAAAGAACGTGTTTGTAATTGGAGACACAAGCCCCACCACAATTTCCCTCAAATACATAAGCATTCTCTTATCTTTCATGTTATCCTTTGGGGCGTTTGTTCAGTCAGCTAGGTACTTTATCCAGGCTGATTTCTTCATAAGCACGCCGTGTGCGAATATGCCGGTGATTTACGTGCAGTCGTCGGTGGTAAAGGCGAATAATTTTTGGCAGCTTGGGTTGAGGTTGCTCTATTTTGCCATGGCTTTCTTATTTTGGAGTTTTGGGCCAATACCAATGTTTGTTTCATGTGTGATTGCGGTGGTGCTTCTGTTTTTCTTGGACTCCAATTCGACGCCGGTGCATAAATATCCGCcggtggggaagaagaagaaggtggatgATGTGTGA